The following coding sequences are from one Mycolicibacterium aichiense window:
- a CDS encoding flavin-containing monooxygenase — translation MESADVLVIGAGFSGLYMLHRLRQLGLRTQVLEKAERIGGTWLFNRYPGARCDIESIEYSYSFSEEIQQEWVWTETMPAQPEIEAYLNFVADRLDLRRDIRLNADVTAMAFDEAGATWILQTATGETFVAPFVVAASGILSVPLEPDIPGMDIFAGDSLFTSRWPEGGVGLSGKRVGVIGTGSTAVQMIPVIAREVEQLFVFQRSPAFTLPWEVRQFAAGELDEMKANYGEIRQAQREHPVGAARLSAFSVLIDMLVSPPIRTASREEQVRAVDERGVMGALNWGDIFFDIEANRMATALYGEAIARIVDDPETAAALVPSHPFGCKRPIIDQGYYQTYNRDNVTLVDLRKNPIRTITAEGIDTAAGHYDLDVIIYATGFDAMTGALTRIDVRGRGGALLRDVWADQGPVSYLGLAVAGFPNLFTVQGPGSPSAATNFVTALEQHVEWIGDCIAYLRDNGHRTIEATPEAQHEWIEHATSLVAETVLVHPSCNSWYNGANVPGKKRMYMGYTAGMPEYRRRCDEIAGAGYVGFLLA, via the coding sequence TCGGGGCCGGTTTCTCCGGTCTCTACATGCTGCACCGGTTACGGCAGCTCGGGTTACGGACGCAGGTGCTGGAGAAGGCCGAAAGAATCGGTGGCACTTGGCTGTTCAACCGCTATCCCGGTGCGCGCTGCGACATCGAGAGCATCGAGTACTCCTACAGCTTCTCCGAAGAGATCCAACAGGAATGGGTGTGGACCGAGACCATGCCCGCACAGCCGGAGATCGAGGCGTACCTCAACTTCGTCGCCGACCGCCTTGACCTGCGCCGCGACATCCGGCTCAACGCCGACGTCACCGCCATGGCGTTCGACGAAGCCGGCGCGACATGGATCCTGCAGACCGCCACCGGCGAGACGTTCGTGGCACCTTTCGTCGTCGCCGCCTCGGGCATCCTGTCGGTCCCGCTGGAACCCGACATCCCCGGCATGGATATCTTCGCCGGCGACTCGCTGTTCACCAGCCGGTGGCCCGAAGGCGGCGTCGGCCTGTCCGGTAAGCGGGTCGGCGTGATCGGGACCGGTTCGACGGCAGTGCAGATGATTCCGGTGATCGCGCGGGAAGTGGAGCAGCTCTTCGTCTTTCAGCGGTCCCCGGCGTTCACGCTGCCGTGGGAGGTGCGACAGTTCGCGGCCGGCGAACTCGACGAGATGAAGGCGAACTACGGCGAGATCCGGCAAGCGCAGCGTGAGCACCCGGTCGGTGCGGCACGGCTCTCGGCGTTCTCGGTGCTGATCGACATGCTCGTCAGCCCACCGATCAGGACGGCCTCCCGCGAGGAGCAGGTGCGTGCCGTCGACGAGCGCGGCGTGATGGGCGCGCTCAACTGGGGGGACATCTTCTTCGATATCGAGGCCAACCGGATGGCGACCGCGTTGTACGGCGAGGCGATCGCCCGCATCGTCGATGACCCCGAGACGGCGGCGGCGCTGGTGCCGAGTCACCCGTTCGGCTGTAAACGGCCGATCATCGACCAGGGGTACTACCAGACCTACAACCGCGACAACGTCACGCTGGTGGACCTGCGCAAGAATCCGATCCGCACGATCACCGCGGAGGGTATCGACACCGCGGCCGGGCACTACGACCTCGACGTGATCATCTACGCCACTGGATTCGACGCGATGACAGGTGCACTCACCCGCATCGACGTTCGCGGCCGGGGCGGCGCGCTGTTGCGGGACGTCTGGGCCGACCAGGGCCCGGTGTCCTACCTCGGGCTGGCGGTCGCCGGGTTCCCCAACCTGTTCACCGTTCAGGGGCCGGGCAGCCCGTCGGCGGCGACGAACTTCGTCACCGCGCTCGAACAGCACGTCGAATGGATCGGCGACTGCATCGCCTACCTCAGGGACAACGGTCACCGAACCATCGAGGCGACGCCTGAAGCGCAGCACGAGTGGATCGAACACGCTACATCCCTTGTGGCGGAAACGGTTCTGGTCCACCCGAGCTGCAATTCGTGGTACAACGGCGCCAACGTTCCCGGCAAGAAACGGATGTACATGGGTTACACGGCAGGTATGCCCGAGTACCGGCGCCGTTGCGACGAGATCGCCGGCGCGGGTTACGTCGGCTTCCTGCTGGCGTGA